AACGTGTGTGCAAGCTAACAATGGCATGTACAATACacaaaatgttatgtactgaagttctcaccctgggccagcaaggggatactgtagatagttcaggtccacatatgcaaataagggatcgaaagtgacgttcagtgattggatagttacagaaagttgttacagttacgttgtactggagctctatataaggaggctggctgaacccttcagttcagttctgttctggcctgtgaataaacaagagctgtttgaagaatcgctgtgtcgtctgatatgttcactcacAACTTAACACAAAACATTTCCATCCTTTCTTTCCACCCCCTCCTTAGAGAGCGCAAGCTGCGTTGCAAGCAGTGAATGCGGTGCAGTCCGGAGGCTTGGCCCTTACAGGTGCTCTCGCGACTGAAGGCGGACTACCTCCTGGTCAGAGTTCTGTTCTTCGAATTATAGTTGAGAATCTCTTCTACCCTGTAACTCTAGAAGTGCTGTATCAGGTAAAAGACTTTAACACAAAAaaaccaattaccgtatttttccgtgtataagaccctgttttgggggactcaaatttaagaaatttGCACTGTGCactttccatgtataagacgattcccactttttggcataattttaaaagaaaaaaacctagtcttatacaccgAAAAgtcagtactttttttttttacattgttgtATTTGGTAATGAAAAACAAATTGTCAGATGCTTATTCCTTCACTACTTCCTCTCCAGGGCTGATCTTTCATAGTGTTGGGCTGGTCATCTATTTTATGACAAGGGGGAGGGCATCTGGTGATGGTTATTTGCTAAAGAGAGTATATGTCTATAGCGATTGGAGCTAATAGCACCAGTTATCTGGTCACGTGCAAGCagtcagagcatagctgtcaacttttcccttttcttgcgaggaatcctattcggaataagggaatttccctttaaaaaaggggaaagtttgcAGCTACGATTCAGAGTGCAGCctgtctctctctcatacactcCCTCCAAAATAGCCACAGATGCATATGGGTACAGATTGTTCCCCTCAATTGCCCTGGAGAAACCTGTTTCTTCATGTCAAGTGTTTTTGCTAGACTGTGACAATAGGTTTGGCTAAAAGGGAAGTTCTGAACCTGGAATTATATATTTAACTCAAGATTAATAGGGACGCgattggcgctgtggtctaaaccactgagactaggGCTTgacaatcggaaggtcagcggttcgaatccctgcaatggggtgagctcccgttgctcggtcccttctcctgccaacctagcagttcgaaagcatctcaagtgcaagtagataaataggtaccgttctggcgggaaggtaaacggcgtttccgtgcgctgctctggttcaccagaagcggcttagtcatgctggccacatgacctggaaaaactgtctgcggacaaacgctggctcccttggccagtaaaataaggtgagcgccacaaccccagagtcattcactactggacttaactgtcaggggtcctttacctttatcttttttaatAGGGGTTACTTATGTATTCATTTAAATATTCTTAACAATTCTGTTGTGCTCTAGCTGTATGTATGTAAGCAATCATTCCCTATAGAACAATTAAACGATTGAGTGGAGTTTGCTTCACTCTGCAGCAAGAGTAGTAATATAACCGAACAATTTCACTTAGTATAAGGCACAGCTATCTAGTTATTTCACTAGATTTCACTTAATGATTTTGTTATATTTACATGTGGTTCTCATGACAGAAAAACATCTCTGTCCGCGTGGTTAAAAAGTAACGTTGATTATTTTGCTGGGGGTCGGGTACACATGAAGTTTGCTTCTCAAAACTTTTCTGGAAAGTATCGAGGTGTGAATTGGCTGCCTGCATTTTTACTCAGATCTTCTCCAAGTTTGGGACAGTCTTGAAGATTATCACTTTCACAAAAAACAATCAGTTCCAGGCCTTGCTTCAATATGCTGATCCAATGAATGCACATTATGCCAAAATGGTAAGTGCAAAACTATGCACCTGATAAGTTTTGGATTTTGACCATGTTAACAATTTGCTGCGTATGACTTTGATTTTAACATGCATCTTAATTTTCCAGTGTTTTGTGTCACTAGTATCCCATTTGGAGTTGCTACAGGAGGTCCATACCGATATACATTTGTGGCACATACCGGTGCAGTGATTGTCTACACAAACCTGTCATAGCAGGCTTTGTTTCTAGATATTTAGTCAAGATTTTTAAAGTCAAAtttaaaactactttatttaatGGTGGATACTGagtcttttatatgttttatgtGTTCAGTATGTCTGGATTACTAATGTTTTATGGATGGTGAGTGttcgttgttttttaaaaaatgattttactGTGTAAACTATGCCAAtgaaggctgaatgaatgaatattaccTTGTCCACCCAAAAGATCTTGCATAAAGTGTCCAGATAATTAATGTTGGGGTGTTTGGGCATAGTTGTAAAAATCTCTTCTTCGCATGTTAAGAAATGACAGAACAGTCGTCCTTTGCAACTGTCATAAAGTATGACTGACAACCGTAACTTACAGGTACTCTAATTGGAAAAGCATTAATGATACACCATAAGCTTGACCAATgcagataataaaacaaaatgcttATGGTATTTGGATGTGTATGCTGCTTACCTTGATGGCATGTGGTGGTAATATTGTAAGGAACTGTATGAATGATGCCGTTCTTTAAGACTGTAGTGAACATTGAAGAATGGACTTGGAAAAACATGGAGGAATGGCACAAGAAATGTTCACTAGCTGCTTGCCCCTTCTGCTCTACCCAAAGCATGTTCAAGATTGCTAAAAGGATTATCTGGCATATATCAGTAATGTAAAAGATTAGGACTTCATAAACCCAAGTCAACTCTTCTATCATCTTTACAGGCTCTAGACGGTCAGAATATCTACAATGCTTGCTGCACTCTTCGTATTGATTTCTCCAAGCTAACAAGCCTTAATGTAAAATACAACAATGATAAAAGCAGAGACTTTACTCGTTTAGACCTTCCTTCAGGTGATGGACAGCCTTCCCTTGATCCCACCATGGCTGCTGCCTTTGGTAAGAAcgcttcatttctctgtgtgtgtttattttatgtACCAATTTTCTAGACTGTCCTTCATTAAACAAAGGCATCATATAGCACAACAGACAATGtatagcaataaaatacaatccTTAAAACTAATAGCTAATAATATAAGCAGTTCCAGGGGGGCGGGTGGACAACATCATTGGCAACATCAACAGATTTAATCCAAGATTTCCAATATTTATAGACAGCTTTTCACCACAAATTGAAAGGCAGCCCACCAATATTTGCATACTAGAATTCTTGCTAATCTAGGTAAAAATGGTGGGTATTGTATTTCTGTGTTTGGTATCAGTATTCATGCAGGTTGTGTCTGACTGAATAAGTGCTTTGTTGCTGGTTGCATGTATAATGAATTACAATGGAAATCGGAATTGTGAATAAATGATTAATACCTATATTGCCAATAGTAGGAATGGTACCAATCCATGTATTATAGGTGTTTAATATATGGTGTTTTTGCTGTATTTGTGTAACTGCCATATTGTCACTAAAGATAAGGGGTGAAGGAAGCTGCTGAGTCTGTTTAGATTGGAAGGACAATTTACAGCTGTTTATGTAGCAATTTGCATCTAATTAGGTTAAGTATCACAGTTCAAGTGTGTGAGTATACTTCAGGAAATGTAGCTTGAGTTTCTCTGATCAGGACtatctctgcatattataaatccCAAATATTTATCGTCTAGCTTTTTATATTATGCCTCTATTTAGAGCAATAGTTAGACCTAAACATTCAAAGTTATTTCGCTGTTGGAATTTGCCTAAGTAGCGAGAGCTGGGAAAACGATTATGATTTGGCTGAAAATATATAATAGTcagatttttctttccttccctcatcACAATTTCAAATCTGCCACAGAAAAGGAACAGCATGATTTGGACTGCTATATGACAAAAAGGAACACTACCATCTGTTAAGCTTATTTTTAGtgaattgttgattttaattatattttgttcctgtttttacggataattttattgttctttttgtaaacagctttggggttttgttttttacagtcagacagtatataaatatgcaataaataaaatcatgaaacttaaaaaaaaaaagacaaagggCTGGTGTACAAAGCTGATTCTTGCGCTAGATTTTGGATCTTTGCAGCGCAACCTtatacacatctactcagaagtaaaccctccAACAACTTTATACTGTGTAAGCCActcttgtgatcttcagatgaaaggtggtatataaattaaattaataataaaatacactTACTCATAGGTAAGTGAGTGTAGGATTGCAGCAACACTTTGTGAGCTGTGTTGTGCAAATTGCACAGCTGCTATTGATCCCATGATTGCTCTATTGTCTTGAAGTAGGAGCGACCAGCACAGACAAATGTAGGCtctaaagcaggcacccccaaattcagccctccagatgttttgggactacgactcccatcatccctagctaacaggaccagtaagggatgatgggaattgtagtccagaaatagctggagggccgagtttggggatgcctactCAAAAGTGACTAAAAGCACCGTATGTGTGTATCCAACCCCTGAAATAAGTGCCAGGTTAATTTAGCAAGCTTTAGAGGAATTGAAATTGCTTTCTGTTTTCTCTAGCAGTTAATCTCTTGCACTCTAATTTCTCTTTTTTAGGCACTCCAGGTATCATCTCCTCACCATATGCGGGGGCTGCTGGTTTTGCTCCTGCCATTGGGTTTCCTCAGGCAGGCAAGTCCTTTTCTGTATGCGTCAACCCTGTCTGTTATtggtctgtctgtttgtttttctttaaacaaaTTAATTAAAATGGGCACTGGAGTAGACAAAGGACCTAGCATGCCTTTGTGTATGTAGGCCATGATACTGTCAGAAAGCAGTGTCTTTTATACTTTTCTGCACTTAATTTTAGTTAGAGAGCTTGGGGCATTTGGGAATTCATCTATCCTTggacaggaaaatgttttttgccATGTTAAAGTGAATCATTGTAGTGGGGCTGTTCTTTTTGTACCTGTATTTAACAACTAGCTGGAAGTATGAGAACTCAAACCCCCAATGTATTGAAATAAATCTTAACTCATCAAGAAATGGAAAATCCGTAAGAATGGGATGGTACAGTTTCGGTTTGTCTTATCAAGATAGGCTGCAAAGATTTATTTGTGGTATTTTAACCAGGTGAGGAGGAATAAATGGCAGGCCTTTACTTATTTATGAAGCATTTACTATAGAATGTTTTGCTCTGAGCTGGTGCTTTAAAATGAGAGATAAAAATTGAACTGCCACGTGCATCTTCTGAAATAGTTCTATAGATCTATTTTGACTTTTCCAGGTCTCTCCGTCTCAGCTGTTCCCAGTGCACTTGGTCCTCTTGCAATCACCACCTCTGCTATGACTGGGCGAATGGCTATCCCAGGAATGACTGGAATGCCCGGAAATTTCGTTTTGCTTGTTAGCAATCTCAATCCTGATGTAAGCCTCATTTATAGTACTAAAGTTTATAACATAAACATAGTTAAGCTTATGGCACTTAACCCAAAATCTAAACTAGAGGTTGGATAATAACCAGTATTATCAATGAAAAATATAACTGAAATAACttttcatggtgtgtgtgtgtgtgtgtgtgtgtgtaaataaacaaacaaacaaataaacaaataaataaataaattctggggCAGGGGATGTTTGAAGTAATTTTACTTTATAATAGCACTTTGTTTTACCTAATATTGTATTTCACTATCTATTCATGCACTTGCTACCTGTTAAGCTTCTCTGGCAATCCTAAAATAATTGACacaccttttctttttaatacatTATGCTTGGTTAAAAAATACTGCCTTGTGATTTTTTTTGCAGGCAATCACACCAGATGGACTCTTTATTCTGTTTGGTAAGTTGGTTTGTGTACAACACCAGATTAAAATAAGAAAGATATTAGCTGAGGGACTGGTTTTTCAATTTGTGTTGGTTTTAAATTCTGCGGAGTTGTCTACATGTGGCGATTATTTAACTGTTAGGCAGTAGTTATATCTTAGAACAGGAGTGAGGAAGCTTTTggagcctgagggctgcatttcaATCTTACCAACCTTCTGAGGACCATGTGCCAGTGACAGACTGGGCAGaattgggcagagcaacaaatgtgaattttacctttgtgcatgAGGCCACTTTCTGCACACACTGATACATCCCTCTGTATTATCCATCCAGAcaagaaagaggcattatcagaggaCACAGTTGTGCAAAAGGATTTGGGGATGAGAAGTATGGGCAGTGATGAGTGTGGTTTGAGGAAAGGGGGCACATATTGGGGACAGTTACAAGGGccagatgtgggtggcgctgtgggttaaaccacagagcctaggacttgccgatcagaaggtcggcggttcgaatccctgtgacggggtgagctcctgttgctcg
This portion of the Podarcis raffonei isolate rPodRaf1 chromosome 17, rPodRaf1.pri, whole genome shotgun sequence genome encodes:
- the PTBP3 gene encoding polypyrimidine tract-binding protein 3 isoform X4, translated to MLKGKSQAFLEMASEEAAVTMVNYYTPVTPHLRSQPVYIQYSNHRELKTDNLPNQGRAQAALQAVNAVQSGGLALTGALATEGGLPPGQSSVLRIIVENLFYPVTLEVLYQIFSKFGTVLKIITFTKNNQFQALLQYADPMNAHYAKMALDGQNIYNACCTLRIDFSKLTSLNVKYNNDKSRDFTRLDLPSGDGQPSLDPTMAAAFGTPGIISSPYAGAAGFAPAIGFPQAGLSVSAVPSALGPLAITTSAMTGRMAIPGMTGMPGNFVLLVSNLNPDAITPDGLFILFGVYGDVHRVKIMFNKKENALVQMADATQAQLAMNHLNGQKLYGKVLRVTLSKHQTVQLPREGQEDQGLTKDYSNSPLHRFKKPGSKNFQNIFPPSATLHLSNIPPSVTVDDLKNLFAGTGCIVKAFKFFPKDRKMALIQLGSVEEAIQALIELHNHDLGENHHLRVSFSKSTI